One Streptomyces sp. CNQ-509 DNA window includes the following coding sequences:
- a CDS encoding helix-turn-helix domain-containing protein: MSPARDALRSTTRSISELAAATGYESESAFSTAFRRVAGRRLDTSATRHVNGQG, translated from the coding sequence ATGAGCCCGGCCCGTGACGCCCTGCGCAGTACCACCCGCTCCATCTCCGAGCTGGCAGCCGCAACCGGCTACGAGTCCGAGAGCGCCTTCAGCACGGCATTCCGGCGTGTGGCCGGTCGTCGCCTCGATACTTCCGCGACGAGGCACGTCAACGGGCAGGGGTGA
- a CDS encoding thymidine phosphorylase, producing MDAISVIRAKRDRERLSDEQIDWVVAAYTRGEVADEQMSALAMAILLNGMDRDEIARWTAAMIASGERMDFTALPRPTADKHSTGGIGDKITLPLAPLVAACGAAVPQLSGRGLGHTGGTLDKLESVPGWRASLSNDEMMATLRDVGAVICAPGTGLAPADRKLYALRDVTGTVESIPLIASSIMSKKIAEGTGALVLDVKVGSGAFMKDLDRARELAATMVGLGNDHGLRTVALLTDMSTPLGLTAGNALEVRESLEVLAGGGPADVVELTLALAREMLTAAGLRDADPAAALADGSAMDVWRRMISAQGGDPSAPLPTARETHPVPAPSTGVLTRLDAYAVGLAAWRLGAGRARKEDPVQAAAGVELHAKPGTVVTAGQPLLTLHTDTPERIPDALAALESAYDVAPPGATVERSPLILDRLD from the coding sequence ATGGACGCCATCTCCGTCATCCGCGCCAAGCGCGACCGCGAACGGCTCTCCGACGAGCAGATCGACTGGGTCGTGGCGGCGTACACCCGCGGCGAGGTCGCCGACGAGCAGATGTCCGCGCTGGCCATGGCGATACTGCTCAACGGCATGGACCGGGACGAGATCGCCCGCTGGACCGCGGCGATGATCGCCTCCGGCGAGCGGATGGACTTCACCGCACTGCCGCGCCCGACCGCGGACAAGCACTCGACGGGCGGCATCGGCGACAAGATCACGCTGCCGCTGGCCCCGCTGGTCGCCGCCTGCGGGGCGGCGGTACCGCAGTTGTCGGGGCGGGGCCTCGGGCACACCGGCGGCACGCTCGACAAGCTGGAGTCCGTCCCGGGCTGGCGGGCCTCGCTGTCGAACGACGAGATGATGGCGACCCTGCGCGACGTCGGCGCGGTGATCTGCGCCCCGGGTACGGGCCTGGCGCCGGCGGACCGCAAGCTGTACGCGCTGCGGGACGTGACCGGGACGGTGGAGTCGATCCCGCTCATCGCGTCCTCGATCATGTCGAAGAAGATCGCCGAGGGTACGGGCGCGCTGGTGCTGGACGTGAAGGTCGGCTCGGGCGCGTTCATGAAGGACCTGGACCGGGCGCGCGAACTGGCCGCGACGATGGTGGGCCTGGGCAACGACCACGGGCTGCGCACCGTGGCGCTGCTCACCGACATGTCGACGCCGCTGGGCCTGACGGCGGGCAACGCGCTGGAGGTCCGCGAGTCGCTGGAGGTGCTGGCGGGCGGCGGCCCCGCGGACGTGGTGGAGCTGACGCTGGCGCTGGCCAGGGAGATGCTGACGGCGGCGGGCCTGCGGGACGCGGACCCCGCGGCGGCGCTGGCGGACGGCTCGGCGATGGACGTGTGGCGCCGCATGATCTCCGCCCAGGGCGGCGACCCGTCGGCACCGCTGCCCACGGCCCGCGAGACCCACCCGGTGCCGGCCCCGTCGACGGGGGTCCTCACGCGCCTCGACGCCTACGCGGTGGGCCTGGCGGCCTGGCGCCTGGGCGCGGGCCGCGCCCGCAAGGAGGACCCGGTGCAGGCGGCGGCGGGCGTGGAACTCCACGCGAAGCCGGGCACGGTGGTGACGGCGGGCCAGCCGCTGCTGACCCTGCACACGGACACCCCGGAACGCATCCCGGACGCCCTGGCAGCCCTGGAGTCCGCGTACGACGTGGCCCCTCCGGGAGCCACGGTGGAACGCAGCCCTCTGATCCTGGACCGGCTGGACTGA
- a CDS encoding cytidine deaminase, with amino-acid sequence MTSQDDERWEALRRAARDAMSRAYAPYSRYPVGAAALVDDGRTVVGCNVENASYGVGLCAECGLVSALHATGGGRLTHFTCVNGEGQLILPCGRCRQLLSEHGGPDLLLDTPAGIRPLAELLPDAFGPFELSRLHGSQHSESGGSQN; translated from the coding sequence GTGACGTCGCAGGACGACGAGCGGTGGGAGGCGCTGCGGCGGGCGGCGCGGGACGCCATGTCCCGGGCGTACGCCCCGTACTCGCGGTACCCCGTGGGCGCCGCGGCGCTCGTGGACGACGGCCGTACGGTCGTCGGCTGCAACGTGGAGAACGCCTCGTACGGCGTCGGGCTCTGCGCCGAGTGCGGCCTGGTCTCCGCGCTGCACGCCACCGGCGGCGGCCGGCTCACCCACTTCACCTGCGTCAACGGTGAGGGGCAGCTCATCCTGCCGTGCGGCCGCTGCCGCCAGTTGCTCAGCGAGCACGGCGGGCCCGACCTGCTGCTCGACACCCCCGCGGGCATCCGGCCGCTGGCCGAGCTGCTGCCGGACGCCTTCGGCCCGTTCGAGCTGAGCAGGTTGCACGGTTCCCAGCACTCCGAGAGCGGAGGATCGCAGAACTGA